Proteins found in one Neurospora crassa OR74A linkage group II, whole genome shotgun sequence genomic segment:
- a CDS encoding integral membrane protein, variant, with protein MSHPSQSPPSPAATGLPSSLRLQLPTARLAPNSKGWKRIESRIPPLLRPLVRAYLLGYVSSVAPRLFTLISKQALRWKAGKKQQDGFVESFVNILRGGMDWHRFPTFCAVLAGGSTLLEVFFKTILDRLAATLSHVARKRLSRSFASFIAAWLGIKLLQSKRTPGFTETISSPTVISVETPLPTSDAVLDQRQEVSPKQPPRTVHYAGRTLDLTLFAVTRALDVIFGELWSHYKARRHGSPSTTASSRLVEPLISRLTDPAIFALSSALIMWTWFYHPSRLPRAYNKWITSAAAVDSRLIEALRRCRAGSLVYGKDTGQAPLLGSMCKDYDWPEAWGDPAKAVPFPCEIVHMGCGPSCERHALSRFALSFKWAFTMYLPLNLLLVLRKPNWKALKRALVSACGSSAFLGVFITLFYYGVCLARTRLGPYIVGRDVKGCQKMDGGLCVGTGCALCGWSILLENAGRRKDMALFVAPRALATLFPRRYDLRKQWREAAVFAASTAVVFTCALENPKRVRGVLGGVLAGVLKP; from the exons ATGAGCCACCCGTCTCAGAGTCCACCATCTCCTGCTGCAACTGGGCTCCCATCATCCTTGCGCCTCCAGCTTCCCACAGCCCGGTTAGCTCCAAACTCAAAGGGCTGGAAGAGGATCGAAAGTCGCATCCCTCCATTATTGCGGCCTCTCGTGCGCGCCTATCTCTTGGGCTATGTGTCTTCGGTTGCCCCGAGATTGTTCACTTTGATTTCCAAGCAGGCCCTCAGGTGGAAGGCCGGAAAGAAACAACAGGATGGTTTTGTCGAGTCCTTTGTAAACATACTACGCGGTGGTATGGACTGGCACCGCTTTCCCACCTTTTGCGCTGTCCTGGCCGGTGGTAGCACGTTACTCGAG GTTTTCTTCAAAACTATACTCGATCGTTTAGCCGCCACATTGTCCCATGTCGCACGAAAACG ACTTTCAAGGTCGTTTGCCTCCTTCATTGCGGCATGGCTCGGTATCAAGCTCTTACAGTCAAAGCGGACTCCAGGTTTCACTGAGACCATATCCTCACCCACAGTCATAAGTGTTGAAACACCTTTACCCACATCAGATGCCGTTCTCGACCAAAGACAAGAAGTCTCTCCGAAGCAACCCCCAAGGACAGTACACTACGCCGGCCGAACCTTGGACCTCACCCTTTTCGCCGTCACTCGCGCCCTTGACGTGATTTTTGGGGAGCTCTGGTCCCACTACAAAGCCCGTCGTCATGgctccccctccaccaccgccagtAGTAGACTCGTCGAACCCCTCATATCCCGCCTTACCGACCCGGCCATCTTCGCCCTTTCCAGCGCTCTTATCATGTGGACCTGGTTCTACCACCCCTCGCGCCTCCCACGGGCCTACAACAAGTGGATCACCTCCGCCGCTGCCGTCGACAGCCGCCTGATCGAGGCTCTCCGCCGGTGTCGGGCCGGATCCCTCGTGTACGGCAAGGACACGGGCCAGGCCCCGCTGCTGGGCAGCATGTGCAAGGACTACGACTGGCCTGAGGCCTGGGGTGACCCGGCCAAGGCCGTGCCCTTTCCCTGCGAAATCGTCCACATGGGCTGCGGCCCGAGCTGCGAGCGGCACGCCCTGTCGAGGTTCGCCCTCTCGTTCAAGTGGGCCTTTACCATGTACCTGCCGCTCAACTTGCTGCTCGTGCTACGCAAGCCGAACTGGAAGGCGTTGAAGAGGGCGCTGGTCTCGGCGTGTGGGTCGTCGGCTTTTCTGGGCGTCTTCATCACTCTGTTCTATTACGGCGTGTGTCTAGCACGCACGAGACTGGGGCCGTACATTGTGGGAAGAGACGTAAAGGGTTGTCAGAAGATGGACGGCGGGCTTTGTGTTGGCACTGGGTGTGCTCTGTGCGGATGGAGCATCTTGCTGGAGAAcgcggggaggaggaaggataTGGCGCTGTTTGTCGCACCAAGAGCACTGGCTACGTTGTTCCCGAGGAGATACGACTTGCGGAAGCAGTGGAGGGAGGCGGCCGTGTTCGCTGCCAGTACAGCGGTTGTCTTTACGTGTGCGTTGGAAAATCCAAAGAGGGTGAGGGGTGTTCTTGGAGGGGTTTTGGCGGGTGTTTTGAAGCCGTGA